From Amycolatopsis sp. cg9, one genomic window encodes:
- a CDS encoding FecCD family ABC transporter permease has product MRTDPGGIALTRRPPHTGRALGLLAALGVLVFLCLLSVWLGSKEISFGAVWQVLWHDDGSADAVIIHSVRMPRTLLAVLVGAALGLAGTVMQALTRNPLADPGLLGISAGAAFAIVFSITVLGVSSLYGYVWFAFAGALGATAVVYYLGTRGRSGSSPVKLALAGAAVTALLGSFTSAMVLSDPVALNRFRFWSAGSLAGVDGGSLLRILPFLLVGVVLAIASGPALNSLALGDDVAVALGRRLGPLRLRGALAITLLTGASVAVAGPIVFLGLIVPHAVRFLIGPDHRWLLPYTAVLAPCLLLAADILGRVMARPGEIRAGVIVAFLGAPFFIYLVRRRKLVES; this is encoded by the coding sequence GTGCGAACAGACCCCGGAGGGATCGCTCTCACGCGACGCCCGCCACACACGGGCCGCGCGCTCGGTCTGCTGGCCGCACTCGGTGTCCTGGTTTTCCTGTGCCTGCTGAGCGTCTGGCTGGGCTCGAAGGAGATCTCGTTCGGCGCCGTCTGGCAGGTGCTGTGGCACGACGACGGCTCGGCCGACGCGGTGATCATCCACAGTGTCCGGATGCCGCGGACGCTGCTGGCCGTCCTGGTGGGAGCCGCGCTCGGGCTGGCGGGCACGGTGATGCAGGCCCTGACCCGCAACCCGCTGGCCGACCCCGGGTTGCTGGGCATCAGCGCCGGGGCGGCGTTCGCGATCGTCTTCTCGATCACCGTGCTCGGCGTCAGCTCGCTCTACGGCTACGTCTGGTTCGCCTTCGCCGGCGCGCTCGGCGCGACCGCCGTCGTCTACTACCTCGGCACCCGGGGCCGCAGCGGGTCGAGCCCGGTCAAGCTGGCCCTCGCCGGTGCCGCCGTCACGGCGCTGCTCGGCTCGTTCACCAGCGCGATGGTGCTGTCGGACCCGGTGGCGCTCAACCGCTTCCGGTTCTGGTCGGCCGGCTCCCTCGCCGGCGTCGACGGCGGTTCGCTGCTGCGGATCCTGCCGTTCCTGCTCGTCGGCGTGGTGCTGGCGATCGCCAGCGGCCCGGCGCTGAACAGCCTCGCGCTCGGGGACGACGTCGCCGTCGCGCTCGGGCGGCGGCTGGGCCCGCTGCGGCTGCGCGGCGCGCTCGCCATCACGCTGCTGACCGGCGCGTCGGTCGCCGTCGCCGGCCCGATCGTCTTCCTCGGCCTGATCGTCCCGCACGCCGTCCGGTTCCTCATCGGCCCCGACCACCGCTGGCTGCTGCCCTACACCGCGGTGCTCGCGCCGTGCCTGCTGCTGGCCGCCGACATCCTCGGCCGGGTCATGGCGCGGCCCGGCGAGATCCGCGCCGGCGTGATCGTCGCGTTCCTCGGCGCGCCGTTCTTCATCTACCTCGTCCGGCGCCGCAAGCTCGTGGAGTCCTGA
- a CDS encoding FecCD family ABC transporter permease, which produces MSLLQVRRDRVTFRLAKPPVSGQVRLRLAAVSLVLAVLAFALFCVGMTIGDVPLGVSDVLAAVFGGGDSGTAYIVQELRLPRALTGLLAGVAFGASGAVFQTITRNPLASPDMIGINAGAATAVVAGISFGFGGGLGTTTLGLLGGLLTGLLVYALAWRRGTTGYRIILVGIGIFAMCTSLTDYLLSRAQITEAQASIGWLVGNLANRGWEHVLPLAGALAVLLPLLLALSRWMRTLQLGDEVAAGLGTPVQPVRLGLLLSGAGLVAFATASAGPVSFVALTAPQIAQRLARQTSPPLVASALTGAVVVLGSDILARTVTASPLPVGIVTGALGAPLLLWLLARANRSGSGG; this is translated from the coding sequence ATGAGCCTGCTGCAGGTGCGGCGCGACCGCGTCACCTTCCGCCTCGCGAAGCCCCCGGTGTCCGGCCAGGTCCGGCTCCGGCTCGCCGCCGTCTCGCTCGTCCTCGCCGTGCTGGCGTTCGCGTTGTTCTGCGTGGGCATGACGATCGGCGACGTCCCGCTCGGCGTGTCCGACGTCCTGGCGGCGGTGTTCGGCGGCGGCGACAGCGGAACCGCTTACATCGTCCAGGAACTGCGGCTGCCCCGGGCGCTGACCGGGCTGCTCGCCGGGGTCGCGTTCGGCGCGTCCGGCGCGGTGTTCCAGACCATCACCCGCAACCCGCTGGCGAGCCCGGACATGATCGGCATCAACGCGGGCGCGGCCACCGCCGTAGTCGCGGGGATCTCGTTCGGCTTCGGCGGCGGGCTCGGCACCACGACGCTCGGCCTGCTCGGCGGGCTGCTCACCGGGTTGCTCGTGTACGCGCTCGCCTGGCGGCGCGGCACCACCGGCTACCGGATCATCCTGGTCGGCATCGGGATCTTCGCGATGTGCACCAGCCTGACCGACTACCTGCTCAGCCGCGCGCAGATCACCGAAGCCCAGGCGTCGATCGGCTGGCTCGTCGGGAACCTCGCCAACCGCGGCTGGGAGCACGTCCTGCCCCTGGCGGGCGCGCTGGCCGTGCTGCTGCCGCTGCTGCTGGCGCTGTCGCGGTGGATGCGCACGCTGCAGCTCGGCGACGAGGTGGCCGCCGGGCTCGGCACCCCGGTCCAGCCGGTGCGGCTCGGCCTGCTGCTGTCCGGCGCCGGGCTGGTCGCCTTCGCGACGGCGTCCGCGGGCCCGGTTTCGTTCGTCGCGCTGACCGCGCCGCAGATCGCGCAGCGCCTGGCGCGCCAGACGTCGCCGCCGCTCGTCGCGTCCGCGCTGACCGGCGCGGTGGTGGTGCTGGGCAGCGACATCCTGGCGCGCACCGTCACGGCGTCCCCGCTGCCGGTCGGCATCGTGACCGGCGCGCTCGGCGCCCCGCTCCTGCTCTGGCTGCTGGCCAGGGCCAACCGATCCGGTTCCGGAGGCTGA
- a CDS encoding ABC transporter ATP-binding protein produces METPSLRVQGLRVAYDDRIVIDDLDLDVPPGRITAIVGANACGKSTLLRTLARLLTPKSGGVYLDGRSIHDLPTRQVAQRLGILPQSPVAPEGMTVADLVGRGRAPHQSWWRQWSTSDEGAVRAALAATELTDLADRPVDELSGGQRQRAWIAMAVAQGTPVLLLDEPTTYLDLAHQIDVLDLVVDLNRGEGRTVVMVLHDLPQACRYADHVIAMKAGRVVASGAPADVITEELVDEVFDVRCRITPDPVSGTPLVIPISRHHPAPVHQS; encoded by the coding sequence ATGGAAACACCGTCACTGCGGGTGCAGGGGCTGCGCGTCGCCTACGACGACCGGATCGTCATCGACGACCTCGACCTCGACGTCCCGCCGGGCCGCATCACCGCGATCGTCGGGGCGAACGCCTGCGGGAAGTCGACGTTGCTGCGCACGCTGGCCCGCCTGCTCACCCCGAAGTCGGGCGGGGTCTACCTCGACGGCCGCTCGATCCACGACCTGCCGACCCGCCAGGTCGCCCAGCGGCTCGGAATCCTCCCGCAGTCCCCGGTGGCGCCGGAGGGCATGACGGTGGCCGACCTCGTCGGCCGCGGCCGCGCCCCGCACCAGAGCTGGTGGCGCCAATGGTCCACTTCGGACGAAGGCGCGGTGCGCGCGGCCTTGGCCGCCACGGAGCTGACCGACCTGGCCGACCGCCCGGTGGACGAGCTTTCGGGCGGCCAGCGCCAGCGCGCGTGGATCGCGATGGCGGTCGCCCAGGGCACCCCGGTGCTGCTGCTCGACGAGCCGACGACGTACCTCGACCTGGCGCACCAGATCGACGTCCTCGACCTGGTCGTCGACCTCAACCGCGGCGAGGGCCGCACGGTGGTGATGGTGCTGCACGACCTGCCGCAGGCCTGCCGCTACGCCGACCACGTGATCGCCATGAAGGCGGGCCGGGTCGTGGCGTCGGGCGCGCCGGCCGACGTGATCACCGAAGAGCTGGTGGACGAGGTGTTCGACGTCCGCTGCCGGATCACCCCGGACCCCGTCAGCGGCACCCCGCTGGTGATCCCGATCAGCCGCCACCACCCGGCTCCGGTGCACCAGTCCTGA
- a CDS encoding DinB family protein produces the protein MFVLPETTTGTERHLLEATMDRQRRAVADTARGLSESDARERLVASVTTPIGLVKHAAMAERRWFQCLLQGLDESECDGPTTPGDPSFAVADGETVAEVIAEFERAGARSREIAARFDLDDTWKHDVLGDVSLRFVYLLLIEDFARHAGHGDILREQLSAR, from the coding sequence ATGTTCGTGCTGCCCGAAACCACCACCGGAACCGAGCGCCACCTGCTGGAAGCCACGATGGACCGCCAGCGGCGGGCCGTCGCCGACACCGCACGCGGGCTGTCGGAGTCCGACGCCCGCGAGCGGCTGGTCGCGTCCGTGACCACGCCGATCGGGCTGGTCAAGCACGCCGCGATGGCCGAGCGCCGGTGGTTCCAATGCCTGCTGCAAGGCCTCGACGAGTCCGAATGCGACGGTCCCACGACCCCGGGCGACCCCAGTTTCGCCGTCGCGGACGGCGAAACCGTGGCCGAAGTGATCGCCGAGTTCGAGCGGGCCGGCGCGCGCTCCCGCGAGATCGCGGCCCGTTTCGACCTCGACGACACCTGGAAGCACGACGTCCTCGGCGACGTCAGCCTCCGGTTCGTCTACCTGCTCCTGATCGAGGACTTCGCCCGCCACGCCGGCCACGGCGACATCCTGCGGGAGCAGCTCAGCGCGCGCTGA
- a CDS encoding lysine N(6)-hydroxylase/L-ornithine N(5)-oxygenase family protein, with translation MTAEVPIYDIVGVGFGPSNLALAIALAEHNAGVGEPVTAHFLERQPRFGWHRGMLIDTATMQVSFLKDLVTMRNPTSEFSFLNYLHSAGRLVDFINHKNLFPLRVEFHDYFEWAAAKVDDVVSYGTEVVSVKPVYDGPEVAYFDVEASDGSALRARNLVVGTGLRPQLPEGITAGPRIWHNSELLFRVDALRGTSPRRFVVVGAGQSAAEVAALLHDEFPHAEVCAVFARYGYSPADDSAFANRIFDPEAVDQFYRAGEPVKDRLMRYHGATNYSAVDIDLIDELYRRVYREKVLGVERLRLFNVSRPVEVTDTGTSVSATVESLTTGERTVLEADAVVYATGYRPADPTPLLGELGPRCSRDEEGRLRVERDYRLTTEAELRGGIYLQGGTEHTHGITSSLLSNTAVRVGEILQSIVDRRVVAAPAGEYAVSAR, from the coding sequence ATGACTGCAGAGGTCCCGATCTACGACATCGTCGGCGTGGGCTTCGGACCTTCGAACCTGGCCCTCGCGATCGCCCTCGCCGAGCACAACGCCGGAGTCGGGGAGCCGGTGACCGCGCACTTCCTCGAGCGGCAGCCGCGCTTCGGCTGGCACCGCGGGATGCTGATCGACACCGCCACCATGCAGGTGTCGTTCCTGAAGGACCTGGTCACCATGCGGAACCCGACCAGCGAGTTCAGCTTCCTCAACTACCTCCACTCGGCGGGGCGGCTGGTCGACTTCATCAACCACAAGAACCTCTTCCCGCTGCGGGTCGAGTTCCACGACTACTTCGAGTGGGCGGCCGCGAAGGTCGATGACGTCGTCTCGTACGGCACCGAGGTCGTGTCGGTGAAGCCGGTGTACGACGGTCCGGAAGTGGCCTACTTCGACGTCGAGGCGTCGGACGGCTCGGCGTTGCGCGCCCGGAACCTGGTGGTGGGCACCGGCCTGCGCCCGCAGCTGCCCGAGGGGATCACCGCGGGGCCGCGGATCTGGCACAACAGCGAGCTGCTGTTCCGCGTCGACGCCCTTCGCGGCACCTCGCCCCGGCGGTTCGTCGTCGTGGGCGCCGGCCAGAGCGCGGCCGAGGTCGCCGCGCTGCTGCACGACGAGTTCCCGCACGCCGAGGTGTGCGCGGTGTTCGCCCGCTACGGCTACAGCCCCGCCGACGACAGCGCGTTCGCGAACCGGATCTTCGACCCGGAGGCCGTCGACCAGTTCTACCGCGCGGGCGAGCCGGTCAAGGACCGCCTGATGCGCTACCACGGCGCGACTAACTACTCCGCCGTCGACATCGACCTGATCGACGAGCTCTACCGGCGCGTCTACCGCGAGAAGGTCCTCGGGGTGGAACGCCTGCGGCTGTTCAACGTCTCCCGCCCGGTCGAGGTGACCGACACCGGGACGTCCGTCTCGGCCACGGTCGAGTCGCTGACGACGGGCGAGCGGACGGTGCTGGAAGCCGACGCGGTCGTCTACGCCACCGGCTACCGGCCCGCCGACCCGACGCCGCTGCTGGGCGAGCTGGGTCCGCGCTGCTCGCGGGATGAAGAAGGCCGGCTGCGCGTCGAGCGCGACTACCGCCTCACGACGGAAGCCGAGCTGCGGGGCGGGATCTACCTCCAGGGCGGTACCGAGCACACGCACGGCATCACGTCGTCGCTGCTTTCGAACACGGCGGTGCGGGTGGGGGAGATCCTGCAGTCCATTGTGGACCGCCGGGTGGTCGCGGCGCCGGCGGGGGAGTACGCGGTCAGCGCGCGCTGA
- a CDS encoding methionyl-tRNA formyltransferase, which yields MRVAMFGYQTWGHRTLQALIDAGHDVALVVTHPKSDHAYERIWADSVADLAEANGIRVLLRNRPDDAELLAELTAADLDLIVANNWRTWLPPEIYDLPRHGTLNIHDSLLPAYAGFSPLIWALINGEPEVGVTAHMMDGELDAGDIVLQRAIPVGPADTTTDLFHRTVDLIAPLTAEAITKIETGYTPVPQDRSKASFFHKRARRDSLIDWTLPPADLERFVRALSDPYPNAFTHHRGQELRILQASVSEGHYGGTPGRIFIKEGDGVVIVAGPDARSGRSPGLVVERVRTADGTDLSAHEYFKTMGGYLTDRP from the coding sequence ATGCGCGTGGCGATGTTCGGCTACCAGACCTGGGGGCACCGGACCCTCCAGGCGCTCATCGACGCCGGGCACGACGTCGCCCTCGTGGTGACGCACCCGAAGAGCGACCACGCCTACGAGCGGATCTGGGCCGACTCGGTCGCCGACCTCGCCGAGGCCAACGGCATCCGCGTCCTGCTGCGCAACCGCCCGGACGACGCCGAGCTGCTGGCCGAGCTCACGGCCGCCGACCTCGACCTGATCGTGGCGAACAACTGGCGCACCTGGCTGCCCCCGGAGATCTACGACCTCCCGCGGCACGGCACGCTCAACATCCACGACTCGCTGCTGCCGGCGTACGCGGGCTTCTCCCCGCTCATCTGGGCGCTGATCAACGGCGAGCCCGAGGTCGGCGTCACCGCCCACATGATGGACGGCGAACTCGACGCGGGTGACATCGTCCTGCAGCGCGCGATCCCGGTCGGCCCGGCGGACACCACGACCGACCTGTTCCACCGCACGGTCGACCTGATCGCCCCGCTCACGGCCGAGGCCATCACGAAGATCGAGACGGGCTACACCCCGGTGCCGCAGGACCGCTCGAAGGCCAGCTTCTTCCACAAGCGTGCCCGCCGCGACAGCCTGATCGACTGGACCCTGCCGCCGGCGGACCTCGAGCGCTTCGTGCGCGCGCTGTCCGACCCGTACCCGAACGCGTTCACCCACCACCGCGGCCAGGAGCTGCGGATCCTCCAGGCATCGGTCTCGGAAGGGCACTACGGCGGCACGCCGGGCCGGATCTTCATCAAGGAAGGCGACGGCGTCGTGATCGTGGCCGGCCCGGACGCGCGGAGCGGGCGGTCGCCCGGTCTCGTGGTCGAGCGGGTCCGCACCGCCGACGGGACCGACCTGAGCGCGCACGAGTACTTCAAGACCATGGGCGGGTACCTGACCGACCGGCCTTGA
- a CDS encoding alpha-galactosidase has protein sequence MAGISYLEDHRTWVLTGETSTYALRLGEADVPTHVYWGPRLSPADVVELTGKTLPRWDGFNDPNEGLGELAAAGGTRYWTPALQLRFADGTRGLEWRYRGHEITGDHLGISFTDRHYSVRITLHYRFRADVLERWTELSADTDVEVARADSATWVLPVLEDYRLSHTTGRWAAETQLRRDPVPHGETVFGSRRGITSHHANPWVMVDDGTATERHGEVYGVALAWSGSWRLTTTRASTGRLTVSGGFGQDGVVHHVGPGRPLTTPVAAGLRTGGGFGAASRAWHAYTREHVLPHPGELRPVLYNSWEATGFAVSGRGQRALAERAAALGAELFVLDDGWFGARTGDHAGLGDWHVDRDRFPGGLESLVAAVHALGMKFGLWVEPEMVNPDSDLYRAHPDWVLHHPHRRRSELRNQLVLNFARPDVAAWAYDWLDRLVGDHGVDFLKWDMNRPFSEAGWPGEADQDRVWVEHTRAVYAILDRLRAAHPGLRIEACSGGGGRIDLGVLARTDQVWPSDNTDALDRLRIQHGYSQLYPARAMSAWVTDNPGFVTGRSVPLRFRFHVAMAGVLGLGGDIARWPEADLAFAREMVALYRDIRPVVQHGALHRLRPPLDDGLVALQYVLGDRSVVFAYRHAAHFADPERPLRLEGLDSAHRYLDPDSGTTHSGAVLLAHGLRLGLPTGDFASTVVRLERIPH, from the coding sequence ATGGCCGGGATCAGCTACCTCGAAGACCACCGCACCTGGGTGCTCACCGGCGAAACCAGCACCTACGCGCTGCGGCTCGGCGAAGCCGACGTCCCCACCCACGTCTACTGGGGTCCCCGGCTGTCCCCGGCCGACGTCGTCGAGCTCACCGGGAAAACGCTTCCCCGGTGGGATGGTTTCAACGACCCGAACGAAGGCCTCGGCGAACTCGCCGCGGCCGGCGGCACCCGCTACTGGACCCCGGCCTTGCAGCTGCGCTTCGCCGACGGCACCCGGGGGCTCGAATGGCGGTACCGGGGCCACGAAATCACCGGCGACCACCTCGGGATCTCCTTCACCGATCGCCACTACTCCGTGCGGATCACGCTCCACTACCGCTTCCGGGCCGACGTCCTCGAACGCTGGACCGAACTGTCCGCCGACACCGACGTCGAGGTCGCCCGCGCCGACTCCGCGACCTGGGTGCTGCCCGTCCTCGAGGACTACCGGCTCAGCCACACCACCGGCCGCTGGGCGGCGGAAACCCAGCTGCGCCGGGACCCCGTCCCGCACGGCGAAACCGTCTTCGGCAGCCGCCGCGGGATCACCAGCCACCACGCCAACCCGTGGGTCATGGTCGACGACGGCACCGCCACCGAACGCCACGGCGAGGTCTACGGTGTCGCGCTCGCGTGGAGCGGGTCGTGGCGCCTGACCACCACCCGGGCCTCGACCGGGCGCCTGACGGTCAGCGGCGGCTTCGGCCAAGACGGCGTCGTCCACCACGTCGGACCGGGACGGCCGCTGACCACGCCGGTCGCGGCCGGCCTCCGCACCGGCGGCGGGTTCGGCGCGGCGAGCCGCGCGTGGCACGCCTACACCCGCGAGCACGTCCTGCCGCACCCCGGCGAGCTGCGCCCGGTGCTCTACAACTCCTGGGAGGCCACGGGGTTCGCCGTCTCCGGGCGCGGCCAGCGCGCGCTCGCCGAGCGGGCCGCGGCGCTCGGGGCCGAGCTCTTCGTGCTGGACGACGGCTGGTTCGGCGCCCGCACCGGTGACCACGCCGGGCTCGGTGACTGGCACGTCGACCGCGACCGCTTCCCGGGCGGCCTCGAGTCGCTCGTGGCCGCGGTCCACGCGCTGGGCATGAAGTTCGGGCTCTGGGTCGAGCCCGAGATGGTCAACCCCGACAGCGACCTTTACCGCGCGCACCCGGACTGGGTGCTGCACCACCCGCACCGCCGTCGCTCGGAACTGCGCAACCAGCTCGTCCTCAACTTCGCGCGGCCGGACGTCGCGGCGTGGGCGTACGACTGGCTCGACCGGCTCGTCGGCGACCACGGCGTCGACTTCCTCAAGTGGGACATGAACCGCCCGTTCAGCGAAGCGGGCTGGCCGGGCGAGGCCGACCAGGACCGGGTGTGGGTCGAACACACCCGTGCCGTGTACGCGATCCTGGACCGGTTGCGCGCGGCCCACCCCGGCCTGCGGATCGAAGCCTGCAGCGGCGGCGGGGGCCGGATCGATCTCGGCGTGCTCGCCCGCACCGACCAGGTCTGGCCGTCGGACAACACCGACGCCCTCGACCGGCTCCGCATCCAGCACGGCTACAGCCAGCTCTACCCGGCCCGCGCGATGTCGGCGTGGGTCACCGACAACCCCGGCTTCGTCACCGGCCGCTCGGTGCCGCTGCGCTTCCGGTTCCACGTCGCCATGGCCGGGGTGCTCGGGCTCGGCGGGGACATCGCGCGCTGGCCCGAAGCCGACCTCGCGTTCGCCCGGGAGATGGTCGCGCTGTACCGCGACATCCGGCCCGTGGTGCAGCACGGGGCGCTGCACCGCCTCCGGCCGCCCCTCGACGACGGGCTCGTCGCGCTCCAGTACGTCCTCGGCGACCGGTCCGTCGTCTTCGCCTACCGCCACGCCGCGCACTTCGCCGACCCGGAGCGGCCGCTGCGGCTCGAGGGCCTCGATTCCGCTCACCGGTACCTCGATCCGGATTCCGGGACCACGCACAGCGGCGCGGTGCTGCTCGCCCACGGACTGCGGCTCGGCCTCCCGACCGGCGACTTCGCGAGCACGGTCGTCCGGCTGGAACGAATCCCGCACTAG
- a CDS encoding extracellular solute-binding protein has translation MRRSLALGAAALLAVSACSVGSGTGSGGGTEITFLTFETPNLTPAYWDAAIKRVTDKNPGIKVKKLVAPTADGRTSYAKQLLQSGQFPDVLIAVDSAGFAEAGNLYAWTPAELADFQFPEANPVNGKYYQLPANTQTIPPIYYNKKMFADAGIAAPPKTWDELVADAGKLEDKGFAPFTIGGGKDGFPSSMILSGLVGTEVYRTTPDWLTRRRQDKVKFADPVFQHAFAKLADLAAKGYVDKTSVSRDYAATEQAFLDGKSAMYPMGNWFAANADSKKHDFEVGVFDFPTEDGELVVPAYTGGGMIVNAKAANLDAAKKFALGFQLDKDQLDASVKADGLFPAIKGYTPPADVGPTFKAGYDLYTRAVRQNAVVHAFRWETADDGLLPGMKDKVDQAAQDVITGRKSVADACAFLDTEWAKAG, from the coding sequence ATGAGAAGGTCACTGGCGCTGGGCGCGGCCGCGCTCCTGGCGGTGAGCGCGTGCTCGGTCGGGTCCGGCACCGGAAGCGGCGGCGGCACCGAAATCACCTTCCTGACCTTCGAAACCCCGAACCTCACCCCGGCCTACTGGGACGCGGCCATCAAGCGCGTCACCGACAAGAACCCGGGCATCAAGGTGAAGAAGCTCGTCGCCCCGACCGCCGACGGCCGGACGTCCTACGCGAAGCAGCTCCTGCAGTCCGGCCAGTTCCCGGACGTGCTGATCGCCGTCGACTCGGCGGGCTTCGCCGAGGCCGGCAACCTCTACGCCTGGACGCCCGCCGAGCTCGCGGACTTCCAGTTCCCCGAAGCCAACCCGGTCAACGGGAAGTACTACCAGCTGCCGGCGAACACCCAGACCATCCCGCCGATCTACTACAACAAGAAGATGTTCGCCGACGCGGGCATCGCCGCGCCGCCGAAGACGTGGGACGAGCTGGTCGCCGACGCCGGGAAGCTCGAGGACAAGGGCTTCGCGCCGTTCACCATCGGCGGCGGCAAGGACGGCTTCCCGTCGTCGATGATCCTCTCCGGCCTGGTCGGCACCGAGGTCTACCGCACCACGCCGGACTGGCTGACCCGGCGCCGCCAGGACAAGGTCAAGTTCGCCGATCCCGTGTTCCAGCACGCGTTCGCGAAACTCGCCGACCTCGCCGCGAAGGGGTACGTGGACAAGACGAGCGTGTCCCGCGACTACGCGGCGACCGAGCAGGCCTTCCTCGACGGCAAGAGCGCGATGTACCCGATGGGCAACTGGTTCGCCGCGAACGCCGACTCGAAGAAGCACGACTTCGAGGTGGGCGTCTTCGACTTCCCCACCGAGGACGGCGAGCTCGTCGTCCCGGCCTACACCGGCGGCGGCATGATCGTGAACGCGAAGGCCGCGAACCTCGACGCCGCCAAGAAGTTCGCGCTCGGCTTCCAGCTGGACAAGGACCAGCTCGACGCGTCGGTCAAGGCCGACGGCCTGTTCCCGGCGATCAAGGGCTACACCCCGCCGGCCGACGTCGGGCCGACGTTCAAGGCCGGGTACGACCTCTACACCCGGGCGGTGCGGCAGAACGCCGTCGTCCACGCGTTCCGGTGGGAGACCGCCGACGACGGGCTGCTGCCCGGGATGAAGGACAAGGTCGACCAGGCCGCCCAGGACGTCATCACCGGCCGCAAGTCGGTGGCCGACGCGTGCGCGTTCCTGGACACCGAGTGGGCGAAGGCGGGCTGA
- a CDS encoding carbohydrate ABC transporter permease produces MATRRPVLPRLGHFASFGAPGVLVYLCFVLAPILISFGYSLTNYNPFKPPVKFTGLDNYRLLFTDQQFLTALKVTTILTLIVVIVPNVLGLGVALLLDRKGWLYHALRSVFFTPVILSSVVVSIVWSRLLDGEGPLNTLLRALGVEHPPGWLSDPDLALYSVASIVCWQLLGFCVVVYLAGLQGVPAELLEAAEIDGAGPLRRFRAVTWPLLAPSLTITTVVLLISAFKTYDYVKVITNGGPGSGATATIAFDVLQTGFDANHVGYASAMAVLMLVIVAVVTTVVLNFLRRREVDL; encoded by the coding sequence TTGGCCACCCGCAGGCCGGTCCTGCCGCGGCTCGGGCACTTCGCGTCGTTCGGCGCTCCGGGCGTGCTCGTCTACCTGTGCTTCGTGCTGGCCCCGATCCTGATCAGCTTCGGGTACAGCCTCACGAACTACAACCCGTTCAAGCCGCCGGTGAAGTTCACCGGGCTCGACAACTACCGGCTGCTCTTCACCGACCAGCAGTTCCTCACCGCGCTGAAGGTGACCACGATCCTGACGCTGATCGTGGTCATCGTGCCCAACGTCCTCGGCCTCGGGGTCGCACTGCTGCTGGACCGGAAAGGCTGGCTGTACCACGCGTTGCGGAGCGTGTTCTTCACGCCGGTGATCCTCAGCTCGGTCGTCGTCTCGATCGTCTGGTCGCGGTTGCTCGACGGCGAGGGACCGCTCAACACGTTGTTGCGGGCACTGGGGGTCGAGCACCCGCCGGGCTGGCTGTCCGATCCCGACCTGGCGCTGTACTCGGTCGCCTCGATCGTGTGCTGGCAGCTGCTCGGGTTCTGCGTCGTCGTCTACCTGGCCGGGCTGCAGGGCGTGCCGGCGGAACTGCTGGAGGCGGCGGAGATCGACGGCGCCGGGCCGCTGCGGCGGTTCCGGGCGGTCACCTGGCCGCTGCTGGCGCCGTCGCTGACGATCACCACGGTGGTCCTGCTCATCTCCGCGTTCAAGACCTACGACTACGTCAAGGTGATCACCAACGGCGGCCCGGGTTCCGGCGCCACCGCGACGATCGCGTTCGACGTGCTGCAGACCGGCTTCGACGCCAACCACGTCGGCTACGCGTCCGCGATGGCGGTGCTGATGCTGGTGATCGTCGCGGTCGTGACGACCGTCGTGCTGAACTTCCTCCGCCGCCGGGAGGTGGACCTGTGA
- a CDS encoding carbohydrate ABC transporter permease, translating to MTRPAVAVLVSAVFFVPLYLVLANVFKRGDLIAAEPAAPPLPPTLANVHAVLTRPDGLFWVSLTNSVVVTVSSILVLTVLSAMLGHYLARSGKRWTKVLTLVLLAGLMIPPQVILIPITDVLRVTHLMATLPGLILFNVGYYVPFGVFVFSGFIRGVPVELEEAALLDGASRLQVFWRVVFPLLRPATASVLIFLGVWIWNDFIDPLIILGPSQGTTITTGIYRSIGQYQADLGSVFALMFLATLPVLIFYLALQKQFVKGLTGGATKG from the coding sequence GTGACCCGCCCCGCGGTCGCCGTGCTCGTCAGCGCGGTGTTCTTCGTGCCGCTGTACCTGGTGCTGGCCAACGTGTTCAAGCGGGGCGACCTGATCGCGGCGGAACCGGCGGCCCCGCCGCTGCCGCCGACACTGGCCAACGTGCACGCGGTGCTGACCCGCCCGGACGGGCTGTTCTGGGTCAGCCTGACCAACAGCGTCGTGGTCACGGTGTCGTCGATCCTGGTCCTGACGGTGCTTTCGGCGATGCTCGGCCACTACCTGGCGCGCTCGGGCAAGCGGTGGACGAAGGTGCTGACGCTGGTGCTGCTGGCCGGGCTGATGATCCCGCCGCAGGTCATCCTGATCCCGATCACGGACGTCCTGCGCGTCACCCACCTGATGGCGACGCTGCCGGGGCTGATCCTGTTCAACGTCGGCTACTACGTGCCGTTCGGGGTGTTCGTGTTCTCGGGCTTCATCCGCGGCGTCCCGGTGGAACTGGAGGAAGCGGCGCTGCTGGACGGCGCGAGCCGGCTGCAGGTGTTCTGGCGCGTGGTGTTCCCGCTGCTGCGCCCGGCGACGGCGTCGGTGCTGATCTTCCTGGGCGTGTGGATCTGGAACGACTTCATCGACCCGCTGATCATCCTCGGGCCGAGCCAGGGCACGACGATCACCACCGGCATCTACCGCTCGATCGGCCAGTACCAGGCGGACCTCGGCAGCGTGTTCGCCCTGATGTTCCTGGCGACGCTGCCGGTGCTGATCTTCTACCTGGCGCTGCAGAAGCAGTTCGTGAAGGGCCTGACCGGCGGCGCGACGAAGGGCTAG